TCTAACTTAGTCCCGATTACCGTGACGATAAATGGTTTTTTAATTGAGCTAGATTTTCTTAATGGCAGGAAAGAATTACCTGAAGTGCCGATTGTTTCGTTAGTAAATTACTGATGTTATAGCAAAACTTGCTTTGCTTAGGACATACAGAGCTTTGCGCTCAAATCCAAACCAAGAAAAAAAAGGAAAGCGTTGCTTTGCAACGCTTTCCTTTTTTTCTTGTAGTTCGTTTAATCGGCAATTGCTGTAAAACCCAAGAAGTGAGGGGCGGCGCTTTGCGCCGCCCCTCACTTCTTGGGTTTTGGTATTAGAGCTTGCCTACTAAAAAATAAGTAATCATTTCACCTTTGCCTTTAATCTCAATCTTTCTCTGAGGATCAAAATGGAACTTGTCCTTTAAAACTTGGTAGGTTACATCCGTAACTTGAATGCAACCTGCAACACCATGAGACTCCATACGGCTAGCGATATTCACCGTATCTCCCCAAAGATCATAGATGAATTTTTTCTTGCCAATTACGCCTGCGACAGCCTGACCAGTATGAATACCAATCCTCAACGTAAAAGGACTGCCATCAGGACGGATAAATTTGCTAATTGAATGTTGCATGTCTAGAGCCATAGAGGCGATCGCTTCGGCATGATCGGAGCGTGGCACAGGCAGCCCACCCACTGCCATATAAGAATCCCCAATCGTTTTAATTTTCTCTAAACCATAGAAATCAACTAAACGATCAAATTCGGAAAATATCTCATTGAGCATATGGACGAGTTCATTAGCTGATACTGAAGATGCAAATTCTGTAAATGATACGATGTCTCCAAACAGAACTGTTACTTCTTCAAAGGTGTCAGCAACAATCGTGCCACTAGGTTTTAATTTGGAGATAGTGGAAGTTGACAAGATTTCAGAGGATCTTTTAATGGGAATATTGGTAGGAGTATAGATCGTGGATGACTTCAAGCGCTCAGCGATCGCCTTTGGTAAAACATTGAGCAGTAGACGTTCTGAGCGCATTTTTTCAACTTTTAAATCATCCTCGGCGCGGCGGCGTTCTTGAGCTTCCATTCCTAAAGACAATAACTCTGACAAAGAACTAGCAAAGCTGATTTCCTCAAGCAACCAAAAACGTTCTACACCAATTTGTTCAAACATCAAAAGCCCGATGGTTTCCCCGCCAATGTCAAAGGACGATATTAATAGAGACAAAATACCAAGAGGATTGAGATAGGCTGGTCGTAGCTCGATCAATATTTCTTCATTATCGACATCTTCTATAACCAAGCTGCGATTTTCTTGGAGAGCTGCAAAAAAACTTGGAAATTTATCTGTTCCCAGAAAATCAGTTTCGCTATGGGTATTACTACTTTTTATGTAAAGATCGAGACAATGCAATCTAGTTTTTGTATTGTCAAATAGCCAGACGCTCACACGCTCAACATCCAGAGTCTGACTAGCGGTTTCGGTAATATCCTGCACTGCGATGATAAAGTCACCCAAGTTGAGTGCTTTATTTTTAGTAAGATTGATTAAAATCTTTTGTTGTCGGCGCAGTTGTTGCTCACGACGTTGCAACAAAAAATTGTTCCGTTGCAATAATAATTGAGAATCAGCTAGTTCACTGGTTCTTTCTTGAACCCGTGACTCTAATTCTGTATTGGCTTTTGCAATGCGGGTAAAGGATTCTGTCAGCATTTCTGCCATCCGATTAAATGACTCAGATAAAACTTTGACTTCACTTGTACCTTGCACCGATACCCTAGAGTCCAAATCACCATTAGCGATCGCTTGAGAAGCACCACTTAATTTGAGTAATGGTTCTGTAATATACCGTGCTGTCATCATGCCAATCAAGATCGCAAAACCTAACGCGGCTAGACTAAACAAAATCGTTATTTTTTGGCGATTATTAATTTGTTCCATAAAGCTAGATTCAGGCAGCACCACCACAATTAACCAATCTAGTCCATCGCGATCGCGCCAAGACTGGACTTGAATGAAATGTTTGCCACCTTCAAAATTAGGCTCTAAGTTTTCTTTATCCTGAATCGAAGTAAATCCCCCAAATTCACTAATTAGATAACGAGCAGTCGCTCTTGATAACGGATCTCCACTATTCAGGATATTAAGGCGTTGTGGGTTTCCATTAACAATTGAAAATGTCCGCTCACCACTGGACGTACCGACAACTAAACCCGATCGCTCAATTATAAAAATGCGTCCTGCTTTATCTGATTTTAGCTCATTTAAATAGGAATTCAATTGCGTAAGAATGAAGTCAACACCTAGCACCCCAATAATCTTGCGATCGCGATCGTAAAGTGGATAGCTGTGGGAAACTGATAAGACTTCAGGACGATCAACCCATTGATAAATTTGTGACCAAGTAGGCTTCCCTGCTTTTACCGCATCTGCATACCAACCCTCCTCTCGCACATCTTCATCCGTTTCAATTACTTCTAACAATTCTTGGCGATTACCATTTTGATCGACAGAGAAACTGGCTGTTTTGGTAATTCCTCGCGCTAAAGTTGTCTCATTAATAACTACTTGTCCACTGTCTTTGCGTTCAACACCAATAAACTCTTGGTTATCAAAAGCAAAGTTAATATAGCCAACTGCATATAAATTTATCTGTGTCCAAAATAAAGCTCCTACTTTCTGAAAGTCCTCTAAATTGAGCATTCCTAACTTGACAGCATCTACATTAGTTTGATTAATTTGCGGTGGCACTCGTAAATAATTATCAAGTTTTACACTAATGCGATCGCTAATCTCTGCACTCAATTGGGTTGCTAATTCACCAACTGCTTGCTGTCCATTCCGAAATGAGAAAATCCCAACAACACCAACTGTTACACAAATCTGCAATACAAAAGGAACTACTAAAATCAGCGTTAGCGGAATATTTTTAAACAGCTTGGATGTATATGGGATTTTCAACATCATCGACAACCAATTTATCTTAAAGAAATATTGGGGTAATTTATGAAACACTCTTATTATGATATTATGACATTCTTCTAAATTTCAATTCGTCCTTTAAGTATATAAGTAATCATTTCTCCCTTTCCTTTAATATTAATTGTTGCTCTTTTTTCAAGTTGATATTTGTTTTTTAAGATTTGATAGGTTGCATCTGTTACTTGAATGCAGCCAGCAACACCATGGGACTCCATCCGACTTGCCACATTAACCGTATCGCCCCACAGATCATAAATAAACTTTTTCGTACCGATTACACCTGCGATCGCCTGACCTGTATGAATACCGATTCGCAGCAAGAAGGGACTACCATCTAAACGCTTAAATTTCTGAATCGATGATTGCATCTCTATAGCCATTTCAGCGATCGCCTCCGCATGATCTTTACTGGGTACAGGCAAGCCACCTACCGCCATATAGGCATCACCAATGGTTTTAATCTTTTCTAAGTCATACAAATCCACAAGGCGATCAAATTCTGAAAAAATATCGTTTAGGCAGTTGACCAAATCACTTGCGGAAATAGCCGCCGCATACTCCGTAAAATTGACAATATCCGCAAATAAAACCGTAACTTCATCAAAGGCATCGGCAACGATCGCCCCATTTACACCGTTATCCAGATTATCTAACATCGGATCTGGAGACATATCTAGCATCTGGTTAGAGTATGTTTCAGTAACCTTATTGGCTACCGCCTTTGACTGTGACAATTTCAAGCGCTCTACAATCTCTTGAGGCAGAACATTTAACAATAAACGCTCCGATTTCATCTGCTCAATTCGCAACTTCTCTTCAGCCCGATGACGCTCTTGAGATTCTATTCCCAAAGACAATAAATCGGCTAAAGAGCTAGCAAAACTATCCTCTTCAGGTAGCCATAAACGCTCTACGTCAATATGTTCAAAGACAATGATGCCTGTTACTTGACCATCGACTTCAAAGGATTTGATTAATAGAGATACAGTTCCCGCAGGCTTAAAATATGAATTAATTAGTTCTTGTAAATAGTCTTCTTCTTGGACATCTTCTACAGCAATCACATGCCTCGCTTGTAGGGCTGCAAAAAACTTAGGATAATTCTGAGAAGTTAAAAAATCTACCTCTGTATGAATATTGGTACTTTTGATATATAAATCCAGACAAAGTAATAGGGTTTTGGTCTTGTCAAATAGCCAAATACTAACACGTTCAACATTTAAGGCATGGCTACCTGTGCGGGTAATATTTTGCACAACATCAATAAAATGTCCTTGATTAATAGATTTATCTTTAGTTAAGCTAAATAGAACATCTTGTTGCTTGCGAAGTAGACTTTCACGACGACTTAGCAGGAAATTAGTCCTTTGGAGGGAGGCTTTTGAGGCATTTAATTCATGGGTTCTTTCTTGAACCCGTAATTCTAATTCTTGATTTGCTCTTTCTAGATTTAGCAATGAGTTGGTGATCATTTCAGCCATCATGTTAAAAGATTCTGAAAGCGTTTTAATCTCACTAGTTCCTTCTAATTTGACTCTAGTATCAATCTTACCGTCAGTAATTGCCTGTGAAGCTTCACTGAGTTTACGTAGAGGTGTGCTAATTGATCGGGCTGTAATCATTCCGATCAAGATGGCGATCGCCAATACTGCCCAACACAGCAAAATCATCGTCTGAGTGTAATTTTGCTCCGAGCCAGTGAATTGGGAAGCAGGTACAACAATGATAATTAACCAATCTAGTCCAGAGTCATCTTGCCAACTTTGGACACGAATAAAATGTTCTTCCCCTCCTAACATGGCTTCTATATGTTCAGATCCTTGAATTGCATCAAATCGACCATACATTTTTAGTAAATATTTGGCTGTTGTTTGCGATAGAGCATCTTTACTATCTAGAATATTTAGTCGCTGAGGCTTGCCATCAACAAGCAGCAAATTTGATTCTGAAGTAGAAGATCCAACGACTAAACCCGATCGCTCAATTACAAAAAAACGCCCATTGTTACCATATTTCAATCCCCGTAGAAATATACTAATCACATCAACATTTGCCTGATTGTTTACCTGATTGTTTGCCTGATTATTTCGCGGTAGCAAATGTAAATGGTGATTAAGCTCTGTACTAATGCGTTCGCCAATTTCACCGCTTAAACTTTCAGCGATCGCATTTACTCTCTGCTGTCCATTATGAAAGGTAAATAGCCCAACTACTCCTGTAGCCAGACAAATCTGAATCACAAACGGCACAACTAAAACAAATTTAAGTGGAACTTTTGTGAATGATTTAGTTATATAAGAGGTTATTGGCAGTATTTTAAACATTATGCATAATGACTTGCGTTAAAGATAGCAAAATCTTATTTAGAGGAGCGTAATTTAGTGGAAGATTCGATTTCTATATTCGACCTTTGAGTAGATAAGTAATCATTTCTCCTTTACCTTTAATATTAATCGCGCTTCTCTGTTCAAGTTGATATTTGTTTTTCAAAAGTTGATAGGTTGCTTCAGTCACTTGAATACAACCTGCAATACCATAAGACTCCATACGACTGGCGACATTAACTGTATCACCCCACAGATCGTAAATAAATTTCTTAGTGCCGATGACACCCGCGATCGCATGTCCCGTATGAATGCCAATCCGCAATGAAAAATCAGTACCATCAGCGCGCTTAAATTTTTGAATCACTGTTTGCATCTGTAAAGCCATTTCTGCGATCGCCTCCGCATGATCTTTACTTGGCACAGGCAGCCCACCCACGACCATATAAGAATCACCAATGGTTTTAATTTTCTCCAAATCATACTGTTCGACAAGGTGATCGAACTCTGAAAAAATTTCGTTAAGGACATTTACCAATTCACTAGCAGAAATAGAAGCTGCATATTCGGTAAAGTCCACAATATCGGCAAATAGAACCGTAACTTCTTCAAAGGAATCTGCAATAATTGTGCCACTAGTTTTTAAATGGACTTTGGTTTTTAGTTGCACAGACTTCAAACGCTCAGCAATCTCTTGCGGTAAAACATTCAATAGTAAGCGTTCAGACTTTTTCTGTTCAACTCGCAAACTCTCTTCTGCTCGTCGGCGCTCTTGAGCTTCCATTCCCAAAGCCAATAAGTCAGATAATGAATTAGCAAAGCTAATTTCTTCCTCTAGCCATAGATGTTCAATCTCAGTATGTTCAAAAGCCAGTATACCCATAATTTCGCCGCCCACTTCAAATCTAGATAATAGAATTGAAACAATGTTTAGTGGCTTACAGTATGGGGGGACTAATTCCTGAAGAATATCTTCTTCTTGTACATCTTCGATCGCAATACTGCGGTTTTCTAGTAGAGCCGCAAAAAAGCTAGGATATTCCCGCGCAGTTAAAACCTCAGATTCAGTATGCAGATGCCTACTTTTTTGATAGAGATCAAGACAATGCAATACGGTTTTGCTCTTATTAAAAAGCCAAATACTGACCCGCTCTACATTTAAGGCATAACTTCCTGTTCTCGTAATATTTTGGACAGCAACGATAAAGTCACCTTGGTTGATTGCCTTATCTTTGGTCAAATCAAACAAAACATTTTGCTGCTTTCGCAGTTGCTGTTCGCGCCGATATAAAATGAAGCTTGTCCTTTGTAGTGATGCTTTTGAGGCATCTAGCTCATAGCTTCTTTCTTGGACAAGGGTCTCTAATTCCTGATTTGATTTTTTTAAGCGTTGAAAAGTCGCAAGACTCGATCGCACCAAGACGATCACAATCGTAATTACGAGTATTACGCCGCTTAGTGACCCAAGCAAGATCGGATCACTAATATTTTCAATATTCAGGATATTTAAGTGTTGTGGTTTGAGATCTAATTGACTATCAAAATTACCATCAAGTAGATTTCTTAACCAAACAACTAGAGCGGTAATTTGCAAACCAAAAACTGCCGCTAAAGTGAAGATTAGCGGTACATGTTGAAAAAGATTGGCAAAATAACTAGTGGTCAGATGTTTAAGCTAGCAAATTATTAAGTCCGATTAATGCTTTTATGCTAGCCCGATCGCTAATAGTGGTCAATTCGCACAATTGCTGACTTATGTAGTCTCGTGTAGGCTGCGCGAAGCGCAGCCTACACGACATCGATCACGAAACCATAACCGCTTACTCTTTGCCCTGCGCGAATTTTGCAACCCTTGCGTAATTCAACCTGACCATCAACCTCAACATCGCCATCGATAATCATCAATTTTGCTACGCCACCCGTATCAGCAACCCCACAAACTTTCAATAAGTTGCATAAGGTAATATATTCGCTCGTCAGTTCAAATTTTTCATGGATTATTTCTGGCATTTTGATGATTTGCGTTAATGCGTTAAAAAGTAAGCATAATAGATGCAGTAACCATAAATCTAAAAAAGTTCGTTAAAATTTCCATGAGTCAACTGTGGCAAGAGTTAGAGCGCGAAGTCGAACGGCGACGCACCT
This genomic stretch from Pseudanabaena galeata CCNP1313 harbors:
- a CDS encoding adenylate/guanylate cyclase domain-containing protein: MLKIPYTSKLFKNIPLTLILVVPFVLQICVTVGVVGIFSFRNGQQAVGELATQLSAEISDRISVKLDNYLRVPPQINQTNVDAVKLGMLNLEDFQKVGALFWTQINLYAVGYINFAFDNQEFIGVERKDSGQVVINETTLARGITKTASFSVDQNGNRQELLEVIETDEDVREEGWYADAVKAGKPTWSQIYQWVDRPEVLSVSHSYPLYDRDRKIIGVLGVDFILTQLNSYLNELKSDKAGRIFIIERSGLVVGTSSGERTFSIVNGNPQRLNILNSGDPLSRATARYLISEFGGFTSIQDKENLEPNFEGGKHFIQVQSWRDRDGLDWLIVVVLPESSFMEQINNRQKITILFSLAALGFAILIGMMTARYITEPLLKLSGASQAIANGDLDSRVSVQGTSEVKVLSESFNRMAEMLTESFTRIAKANTELESRVQERTSELADSQLLLQRNNFLLQRREQQLRRQQKILINLTKNKALNLGDFIIAVQDITETASQTLDVERVSVWLFDNTKTRLHCLDLYIKSSNTHSETDFLGTDKFPSFFAALQENRSLVIEDVDNEEILIELRPAYLNPLGILSLLISSFDIGGETIGLLMFEQIGVERFWLLEEISFASSLSELLSLGMEAQERRRAEDDLKVEKMRSERLLLNVLPKAIAERLKSSTIYTPTNIPIKRSSEILSTSTISKLKPSGTIVADTFEEVTVLFGDIVSFTEFASSVSANELVHMLNEIFSEFDRLVDFYGLEKIKTIGDSYMAVGGLPVPRSDHAEAIASMALDMQHSISKFIRPDGSPFTLRIGIHTGQAVAGVIGKKKFIYDLWGDTVNIASRMESHGVAGCIQVTDVTYQVLKDKFHFDPQRKIEIKGKGEMITYFLVGKL
- a CDS encoding adenylate/guanylate cyclase domain-containing protein; amino-acid sequence: MPFVIQICLATGVVGLFTFHNGQQRVNAIAESLSGEIGERISTELNHHLHLLPRNNQANNQVNNQANVDVISIFLRGLKYGNNGRFFVIERSGLVVGSSTSESNLLLVDGKPQRLNILDSKDALSQTTAKYLLKMYGRFDAIQGSEHIEAMLGGEEHFIRVQSWQDDSGLDWLIIIVVPASQFTGSEQNYTQTMILLCWAVLAIAILIGMITARSISTPLRKLSEASQAITDGKIDTRVKLEGTSEIKTLSESFNMMAEMITNSLLNLERANQELELRVQERTHELNASKASLQRTNFLLSRRESLLRKQQDVLFSLTKDKSINQGHFIDVVQNITRTGSHALNVERVSIWLFDKTKTLLLCLDLYIKSTNIHTEVDFLTSQNYPKFFAALQARHVIAVEDVQEEDYLQELINSYFKPAGTVSLLIKSFEVDGQVTGIIVFEHIDVERLWLPEEDSFASSLADLLSLGIESQERHRAEEKLRIEQMKSERLLLNVLPQEIVERLKLSQSKAVANKVTETYSNQMLDMSPDPMLDNLDNGVNGAIVADAFDEVTVLFADIVNFTEYAAAISASDLVNCLNDIFSEFDRLVDLYDLEKIKTIGDAYMAVGGLPVPSKDHAEAIAEMAIEMQSSIQKFKRLDGSPFLLRIGIHTGQAIAGVIGTKKFIYDLWGDTVNVASRMESHGVAGCIQVTDATYQILKNKYQLEKRATINIKGKGEMITYILKGRIEI
- a CDS encoding adenylate/guanylate cyclase domain-containing protein → MIVLVRSSLATFQRLKKSNQELETLVQERSYELDASKASLQRTSFILYRREQQLRKQQNVLFDLTKDKAINQGDFIVAVQNITRTGSYALNVERVSIWLFNKSKTVLHCLDLYQKSRHLHTESEVLTAREYPSFFAALLENRSIAIEDVQEEDILQELVPPYCKPLNIVSILLSRFEVGGEIMGILAFEHTEIEHLWLEEEISFANSLSDLLALGMEAQERRRAEESLRVEQKKSERLLLNVLPQEIAERLKSVQLKTKVHLKTSGTIIADSFEEVTVLFADIVDFTEYAASISASELVNVLNEIFSEFDHLVEQYDLEKIKTIGDSYMVVGGLPVPSKDHAEAIAEMALQMQTVIQKFKRADGTDFSLRIGIHTGHAIAGVIGTKKFIYDLWGDTVNVASRMESYGIAGCIQVTEATYQLLKNKYQLEQRSAINIKGKGEMITYLLKGRI
- a CDS encoding RNA-binding S4 domain-containing protein codes for the protein MPEIIHEKFELTSEYITLCNLLKVCGVADTGGVAKLMIIDGDVEVDGQVELRKGCKIRAGQRVSGYGFVIDVV